The sequence GAGGGTTTCGGGCTGGGCGGGGGAAAGCTCATCCCATCGCATCAGGTCAGCGAAGCAGAATACCTCCTTATCTCCAAGGCCGACCGTTTGACCGAGGACGAATTGGGGAAGGCCGTTGGGCTGGTGTCCAAGGAGGTCTCGGACGCTGAGGTCATCGTCTGTTCCGCTTTCAGCCGAATGAACTTGGATAAAGTGGTCAAGATCATCCTTTCGAACGAATTGAGCACCAAGGTGCCCAAGGAAGTGGACCAGAAGATATTTTCGGTAGAGAAGGCATCCATGGGCTGGTTCAACGCTCACGCCCGATTAGTGGCCGAAGGTCGCCTGGATATCAATGCCTTCGTAACCTCATTGATGAGGAAGGTGGCCCACGATTTTTCCTCAGAGACCATAGGCCACGTCAAGGTCATGCTGACGTCCGAGACCGCATCGGCGAAAATGAGCCTGGTGGAGGACCGCATGCAGGTTGATGGATTGAAGGGAGGTCGTTACTTCACTGGGGAAGGAAAACTTGTTCTGAACGCCCGGATATCCGCCTCGCCGGGAGATCTCAAGAAGGCCTTCGAAAAGGCGATCGCCGACACCGCTTTGGAGACCGGAGCCAAGGTCTTGGAGATGGGGGAAGCGTGTTTCTCCCCCAAGCCGGAAGCACCGTCGTTCTTCATGAAATGAACATTTTTAATTAATATTAATAATATTAATAATTTTTTACAATATATTTTTTATTTTCTCAAAAATTCTTTTAAAAAAAGTGGTTTCATCGGAATTTTTAAGGTCATATACGGCGTTTGAAGTACTGACATGCCTGTGGTTGACGCAATGAACCGGCGCATCCTACAGCTTTTAGTGGACGACAGCAGGATGACGCACAACGATATCGCCGCCAAGCTCAAGCGCTCCCCTTCCACGGTGAGGGACCGCATACGCAGAATGGAGGACAGCGATATAATACTGGGTTACTTCGCTGTGGTCAACAACGAGAGGATGGGCATCATGGCGGACGCGATCCTATTGGCAAATCTTCGTCCAGATGTATCACCGGAAGAACTCCGGAAGCTCAAGGAGGTGGAGGAGGTCAAGGAGGTGCTGCAGATCAGCGGTCCACGCAGGATCATGATCAGACTGCAGGTCCGCGATTCATCCAGTTTGGAGCATACCCTCACCAATAAGGTGCTGCCGATCGGGCTCGAGGATATCGAGCTGCGAATGGTCATGAGCTCTGCCAACAGACTTCCGGGCAACTAGATGTTGGTCTTATCGTAATACCCGGAGAACGGACGACTAGAGCTAGGCGAGATCTTTACACATTCTTTCCAATCGCACGGCACATCTATCCCAAAGGTCGACTGAAAGTCCGCTAGGAGTTCCTTGATCTCCGTCACGTCCTCTGGTGTCAGCTCCGATATGGTGGTGCCCGGTCCGAGCTGCTCCGGCACGACCTTCCCGTGAACGAATATTCGACCACCGTGCATTCCTGCTCCGATGTTGCGTCCGATGGGCGATCCCTCATGCTCCAGTCCCAACACCAGAATGGTCCCGCCGGCCATATACTCGCCGAGGTAGTCCTTGGCCGTGCCACCGATGACCAGGCAAGGATGGGACTCACCGAACTCCTTCATATGTATGCCCACCCGGTAGCCAGTATCCCCTCGCACCAAGATCCTGCCACCGCGTGCGGCCAATCCGGTGACATCCCAGGCGTTGCCATGAATGATGATGCGACCAGAGTTCATCGTGTTCCCGGTCATGTCCTGGGCGTTTCCGAAGACCTCGATGGTCGGTCCGTTAAGGAACGCGCCCAGGTCGTTGCCGGGAGTGCCGTATATGGCGATATAAAGGTCCTTGGCGGTAGCGGTGGAGGCCAGGTATCTCTGCCCCATCACATTCTTGAGCACGATATGCTTGCATTCCTTGCGCATGACCTTGCGCATGACGCAGTTCAGTGAGGTGAAGTGCATCGGTCTTTGTGCGGACAGTCCCAGGTCTATGACCGCCCCATTCTCATGCCAGCTAAGGCAATCTATACCGCAGTCACAATCGCTGGTATGTCCTCTCGGTTTGCAGGTGTTGATCTTCATCCCCACCCCTCCCCGATGTGCTTGACCCCCAGCACTTCCGCTATCTTGGGGTTCGGACCACGATAGCGTAAACGGTCTCGGTTGCCCACCAGGCTCTCCACGGCATCGATCCCCATGGCTCCCAACACTTCTCTCAGTTCCTCGTTCCAGGCCCGGAACAGCCTGACTATGCGGGCCGCGGCGATATCCGAGTCCAATCGGGCGCAGAGATCGTCCCGCTGGGTGGCTATCCCCCAGGAGCACAGACCTCGATGGCATTGCTGGCATACGGTGCAGCCCATGGCGATCATGGCCGATGTGGAGACCATTGCCACATCCGCTCCCAGGGCCAATACTTTGATCATGTCGGCCGAGGAGCGAATGCCGCCTCCGGCGCAGACGGTGACCCGGTTCCTCAGGCCCTCCTGGGTCAACCGGCGGTCGACAGCGGCTATGGCCACCTCGATCGGCAATCCCGCATGGTCCCTGATGACCCTGGGTGCGGCTCCGGTACCACCCTTGTACCCGTCGACCGTCAGGAAATCCGCCCCTGCTCGTACTATTCCGGAGGCGATCGCACCCACGTTATGCACGGCGGCGATCTTGACCCCCACTGGCAGGCGATACTCGGTGCTCTCCTTGAGCACGGAAATAAGCTGAGCCAGGTCCTCTATGCTATAGATGTCGTGATGAGGGTAGGGCGATAATGCATCGGTGCCGCGCGGGATCATCCTGGTCTCTGAGATCATGGTGGTGACCTTTTCCCCAGGAAGATGCCCACCGTGGCCAGGCTTTGCGCCTTGCCCGATCTTGATCTCCACCGCCGCCACCCCTTTCAGATATTCCGGTTTGATACCGAAGCGACCAGAGGCCACCTCTGAGCAGATGCGGTCCGCATACTGGTAAAAGTCCGGATGCAGACCACCTTCTCCGCTGCCGGCCACGATGTTCAGCTCCTTGGCAGCCATGAAGAGGGCCTTCTGCGCATTGTAGCTTATGGCCCCCAACGAGATGTGTCCGAACATCAAGGGCATGTCCATGCGTATCAGCGGGGTGTCGCCCTCATTGATCACTATCTTCCCATCGCACACCTCAAGCCGACCGGGGCGACGGCCCAGATAGGTCACCGTCTCCACCGGTTCCCTCAGCGGATCGATGGAAGGGTTGGTGACCTGCGCCGCATCCAACAGTATTTCGTCGAATATGCTGGGTTGTTCGTCGTCCGCACCGCAAGAGGAAAGCAGAACACCCCCGGAGTTGGCCTGGGCCATTATCGACCGTCGACTCCTTTCGGACCAGTTGCCGTGGGGGGCGAACTGGGGGGGCACTGTTCGGATCTCTATGCAGTTGGCCGGGCAGACCGATAGGCAGCGGCCGCAAGCCACACAGCCTCCGGCTGGCACCACCTTGGACTCTTTGAACTCCAGGGCCTGGTAGCTGCAATCGTTGATGCAACGCTTGCACACCCGGCACAGGTCGTAGTTGATGGTGGGCACGAACCTCTCTGGCAGGCGGTGGTCCGTACGCCGGTTCGTTCTCGGAACGTCGTTCAGATCTTCACCCCCAGGAATGGATGCTCCGTGCCCCGGCGCAGGATTCCCTTGCCTACCGAGGCCACGAAAGGATTTCCCGCGTTAGGTGCCCAGGTGTTCGCCTCCGGGTCCACTATGCGAATCGCACATTCCTCGCTGGCGCAGTAGGCGGTGCCCTCATCAGGAGAAATTCCGGCGATGAGCGGCCTCAGCTTCTTGCGGTCCGCCAATGCGATCAAGGTGATATCTGGCTGGCTGCGACCCACGATGATGCTGAACGGTCCGTTCAGGAACGCCTCACGATAGGTGATGCGCAACCATTCCGCCAGTCGCTGATGCTCCGGGGACAACGAGGTGATGTCCTTGAAGGTCCACGGGGCCATAATGAACGCGGCCACCTCGATCGGTAGGCCGTTCCTTCGTACCAGCAGGTCCCACATATAGGTGACCACTTCAGTATCGGTCTGCACAGTGCAACGGTAACCGTTCATCTCCACAAGTTTACGGTTGACACCATAGGAGGTTATCTCACCGTTGTGGCAAACGCCCCAGTCAAGCAACGACAGGGGATGGGCCCCGGCCCACCAGGCAGGTGAGTTCGTTGGGAAGCGCGAATGTGAGAGCCACATGTTTCCCGAGTAGCGTTCCAGATCGTAGAACTCCGCTATCTCGTAGGAGTACCCGTTTCCCTTGAACACCGCCATATCCTTGCCGCTGGAGACGCAGAACGCCTTGTTCGCTTTTTCATTGATGTGCATTACCAGCTCGATGAGGTAATCCTCCTCACTGAGGTCGCGCGCCCCTCTCCATTCCCTCTTCTCCGGAACTTCGACGAAATACCTCCAGACATTCGGGTGAGGTGGAGCGATGGTGGT comes from Methanomassiliicoccales archaeon and encodes:
- a CDS encoding Lrp/AsnC family transcriptional regulator; translation: MNRRILQLLVDDSRMTHNDIAAKLKRSPSTVRDRIRRMEDSDIILGYFAVVNNERMGIMADAILLANLRPDVSPEELRKLKEVEEVKEVLQISGPRRIMIRLQVRDSSSLEHTLTNKVLPIGLEDIELRMVMSSANRLPGN
- a CDS encoding glutamate synthase-related protein, whose product is MPTINYDLCRVCKRCINDCSYQALEFKESKVVPAGGCVACGRCLSVCPANCIEIRTVPPQFAPHGNWSERSRRSIMAQANSGGVLLSSCGADDEQPSIFDEILLDAAQVTNPSIDPLREPVETVTYLGRRPGRLEVCDGKIVINEGDTPLIRMDMPLMFGHISLGAISYNAQKALFMAAKELNIVAGSGEGGLHPDFYQYADRICSEVASGRFGIKPEYLKGVAAVEIKIGQGAKPGHGGHLPGEKVTTMISETRMIPRGTDALSPYPHHDIYSIEDLAQLISVLKESTEYRLPVGVKIAAVHNVGAIASGIVRAGADFLTVDGYKGGTGAAPRVIRDHAGLPIEVAIAAVDRRLTQEGLRNRVTVCAGGGIRSSADMIKVLALGADVAMVSTSAMIAMGCTVCQQCHRGLCSWGIATQRDDLCARLDSDIAAARIVRLFRAWNEELREVLGAMGIDAVESLVGNRDRLRYRGPNPKIAEVLGVKHIGEGWG
- a CDS encoding GTP-binding protein, which codes for MQSEDKAPTRFVVLGGYLGAGKTTLAAALGKELRSKHGKSVAIITNDQGNVLVDTEYMKNAGFDVKDVLGGCFCANFGEFVKNARSLVAMGRPDVIIAEPIGTSTAILGSVVAPLRTMYPDEFQVAPFFVVVDGTRAAETLKRPEGFGLGGGKLIPSHQVSEAEYLLISKADRLTEDELGKAVGLVSKEVSDAEVIVCSAFSRMNLDKVVKIILSNELSTKVPKEVDQKIFSVEKASMGWFNAHARLVAEGRLDINAFVTSLMRKVAHDFSSETIGHVKVMLTSETASAKMSLVEDRMQVDGLKGGRYFTGEGKLVLNARISASPGDLKKAFEKAIADTALETGAKVLEMGEACFSPKPEAPSFFMK